One segment of Babesia bigemina genome assembly Bbig001, chromosome : II DNA contains the following:
- a CDS encoding dynamin-like protein, putative — protein MDDHTGTSLRQLVNLIDKLRDIGLHKYINLPRICVAGTQSSGKSSVLESIVGIDFLPRGDGIVTRRPVEFRLSRLTGKDGEADLRPYIIFEGNSEKFYDFEKARQHIQELTNEKAGVNKGIIDDPIVLSVFSPDCPDLSLIDLPGVTRVPLKNSDQTDDIEALTKDMIMRYARDPRTIILAVVAANVDMSTSDALQLARRADPLGVRTLGVITKIDLMDRGADAVAMLQNDEVPLRLGYTGVKNRSQKDIAEGVTIKQALELERQYFSEHSVYKHIKPSLWGIPSLVDKLTKVLYRHISTVLPDLKAEISNRIKNTTARLEALGASAPSDAAERVHLLWQLTTDFCEVFGGIIRGRYVSRLHDFVDKDAVTGVQIRTIFNELLEPFLSQKVFDQLSDFEIDQAIQMHEGDSLPGFPSPDTFEYLILPQLQKLVPPSIECLERVQQTLDLLAMKVSQRIFARFPLLCEKVLALSQNIFTEETEKSRGFLEKYVESETLYIFTNDGQYMVDKADEKVDAGKSTNYVAEKAAQLTQATGKALSGVWDAAQGKKRRYSSQFIQEIRRRLNVYFAIVLRNMRDSVPKIIGHFLVRKVQQNMQYKIYTALTQQKQEDLEAMFGEPPHIARDRELMREQLDVLNRAMSLMQRDFSVAQRDVDLFDETFDNDLKAFSIKAQQPGSPPPCPADVQRRPAAQQLPEPAITTAHHLPKAQYITPQPQRARDTTRRVVASNPLFD, from the exons ATGGACGACCATACCGGCACCAGCCTTCGGCAGTTGGTCAACCTGATC GACAAACTGCGGGACATCGGACTGCACAAGTACATCAACTTGCCACGGATATGCGTTGCCGGCACCCAGAGCAGCGGTAAGAGCAGTGTGCTCGAGAGCATCGTGGGAATCGACTTCCTCCCCAGGGGCGACGGTATTGTGACGCGTCGCCCCGTGGAATTCCGCCTTAGTAGGCTGACCGGCAAGGACGGGGAAGCCGACCTTCGACCCTACATAATCTTTGAGGGCAATAGTGAGAAGTTCTACGATTTTGAGAAAGCGAGGCAACACATACAAGAGCTGACTAACGAGAAGGCTGGTGTCAACAAGGGCATCATCGATGACCCGATTGTGCTCTCCGTCTTTTccccggactgcccggaccTCTCGCTCATCGACCTGCCCGGTGTGACGCGTGTCCCGCTCAAGAACAGCGACCAGACCGACGACATAGAGGCTCTGACTAAGGACATGATAATGCGTTACGCGCGCGACCCGCGGACGATAATTCTTGCGGTGGTGGCCGCCAACGTCGACATGTCCACCAGcgacgcgctgcagctTGCGAGGCGCGCAGACCCGCTTGGCGTGCGTACTTTGGGCGTGATCACGAAAATCGACCTGATGGACCGCGGCGCGGACGCCGTGGCCATGCTACAAAATGACGAAGTGCCTCTGAGGCTGGGCTACACGGGTGTCAAAAACCGGTCTCAAAAGGATATCGCAGAAGGTGTCACGATAAAACAGGCGCTTGAGCTGGAGCGGCAGTACTTCTCGGAGCACAGTGTATACAAGCATATAAAGCCCAGTCTATGGGGTATCCCATCGCTGGTCGACAAGCTGACGAAGGTGCTGTACAGGCACatcagcacggtgctgccggACCTCAAGGCGGAAATCTCCAACCGCATCAAAAACACGACCGCGAGGTTAGAAGCGTTGGGCGCCTCCGCGCCGTCGGATGCAGCTGAACGCGTGCACCTGCTTTGGCAGCTGACTACTGACTTCTGCGAGGTCTTCGGCGGGATAATCAGGGGCAGATACGTCAGCCGCCTGCACGACTTCGTCGACAAGGACGCCGTGACTGGCGTGCAGATTAGGACAATTTTCAACGAGCTGCTTGAGCCATTCCTTTCGCAGAAGGTGTTCGACCAGCTGTCTGACTTTGAAATTGACCAGGCCATTCAGATGCACGAGGGTGACAGCCTGCCCGGCTTCCCCAGTCCAGACACGTTCGAGTACCTGATACTGCCCCAGCTGCAGAAATTGGTGCCTCCATCCATCGAGTGCCTGGAGCGCGTGCAGCAGACGCTGGACCTGCTGGCCATGAAGGTGTCGCAGCGCATCTTCGCGAGGTTTCCGCTGCTGTGCGAGAAGGTACTCGCCCTATCGCAGAACATCTTCACCGAGGAGACTGAGAAGTCCCGTGGTTTTTTGGAGAAGTACGTGGAGAGCGAAACTTTGTACATTTTCACAAACGACGGGCAGTATATGGTTGACAAGGCCGACGAGAAGGTGGATGCTGGCAAATCCACGAACTACGTCGCTGAAAAGGCCGCGCAGCTAACTCAAGCGACCGGCAAGGCGCTGAGCGGTGTCTGGGACGCCGCTCAGGGCAAGAAACGTAGATACAGTTCGCAGTTCATCCAGGAAATCCGGCGCCGGCTTAACGTGTATTTCGCCATCGTGCTTCGGAACATGCGCGATTCGGTGCCGAAGATAATTGGCCACTTCCTCGTGAGAAAGGTGCAGCAAAACATGCAGTACAAAATTTACACTGCGCTGACCCAGCAGAAGCAGGAGGATCTGGAGGCCATGTTCGGCGAGCCGCCGCACATCGCGCGTGACCGTGAGCTCATGCGGGAACAGCTCGACGTGCTGAATCGCGCCATGTCACTAATGCAGCGTGACTTTTCTGTGGCGCAAAGGGACGTCGACCTGTTCGACGAGACCTTCGACAACGATTTGAAGGCGTTCAGCATCAAGGCTCAACAACCTGGAAGCCCTCCTCCGTGTCCTGCGGACGTGCAGCGTCGTCCCGCGGCGCAGCAGTTGCCCGAGCCCGCCATCACCACTGCCCATCACTTGCCCAAGGCGCAGTACATAacaccgcagccgcagcgCGCGCGTGACACAACCCGCCGGGTCGTCGCCTCCAACCCGCTCTTCGACTGA
- a CDS encoding glycoprotease family protein, putative, with translation MSGPEERNLSEFYALGIEGSANKLGIAVVRGDGVLLSNIRKTYSPPDGEGFLPRHVARHHRENMAATLKESLSTAGIDISQISLICYTRGPGMGSALHVGAVAAKTVHLLTGAPIVPVNHCVGHVEMGRFLSGYKYPVVLYVSGGNTQVLSFDRQRQVYAVLGETLDIAAGNVLDRLARLLGLPNKPSPGLSIELAARVPGARMIPLPFVVKGMDCSLSGLLTRCEQLIERQKDMLSTGTCTKEDFKNFTRDLCFSVQEHMFAMLIEITERAMAFVESKELLVVGGVGCNLRLQQMASAMAEERGAKLYPMDERYCIDNGAMIAFTGISDYLYGRGENAVLAPQDVTVCQRYRTDQCQASWI, from the coding sequence ATGAGCGGCCCTGAGGAGCGCAATCTCAGCGAATTTTACGCCTTGGGCATCGAAGGAAGTGCCAACAAGCTTGGTATAGCTGTTGTGCGTGGAGACGGGGTGCTCTTGTCTAACATAAGAAAGACATACTCGCCTCCGGATGGCGAAGGATTCCTTCCGCGGCACGTCGCCCGGCACCACCGGGAAAATATGGCAGCCACGTTGAAAGAGTCTCTTTCAACTGCAGGGATCGACATATCGCAGATTTCTTTGATTTGTTACACCCGAGGACCTGGAATGGGTTCAGCGCTACACGTCGGCGCCGTTGCTGCAAAAACTGTGCACCTCCTGACAGGTGCGCCGATAGTTCCTGTCAATCATTGCGTCGGCCATGTGGAGATGGGCCGGTTTCTGAGCGGCTACAAATACCCCGTAGTACTGTACGTATCGGGGGGCAATACGCAGGTGTTATCCTTTGATCGTCAGCGGCAAGTTTACGCAGTGCTGGGAGAGACACTGGATATAGCTGCCGGAAACGTGCTAGATAGGTTGGCACGGCTGCTGGGGCTTCCGAATAAACCGTCGCCAGGCCTCTCCATTGAGCTCGCTGCTCGTGTACCGGGGGCGCGCATGATACCACTGCCTTTTGTGGTGAAGGGCATGGATTGTTCACTTAGCGGACTTTTGACTCGGTGCGAACAGCTGATTGAGCGACAGAAAGATATGTTATCAACGGGTACCTGTACGAAGGAGGATTTCAAGAATTTCACACGAGACCTCTGCTTCAGCGTACAAGAACACATGTTCGCCATGCTGATAGAAATCACTGAGCGCGCTATGGCGTTTGTCGAGTCCAAGGAGCTGTTGGTAgtgggcggtgtaggcTGTAACCTGCGTTTGCAGCAAATGGCGTCGGCCATGGCCGAAGAACGGGGGGCTAAGCTCTATCCAATGGACGAACGCTACTGCATTGACAACGGCGCCATGATTGCTTTCACAGGTATCTCCGATTATTTATATGGCCGTGGTGAAAATGCGGTGCTTGCGCCGCAGGATGTCACCGTATGCCAACGCTACCGcactgaccaatgccaggCCTCGTGGATATAG